In one Grus americana isolate bGruAme1 chromosome 1, bGruAme1.mat, whole genome shotgun sequence genomic region, the following are encoded:
- the LOC129201607 gene encoding uncharacterized protein C12orf50 homolog, translating to MAAAGNDRSFHVCSPYAQQKYSNISCFWEKQPSGCLRISCAFHHSKPRSINGLFLPPSNNAPLQQGVQEGIPHPAHGQESLRNQKNILRPIHPPLTIHLNDEDDDEDDDEEEENGAPDWVPQTAADLEEERAIKEICYQSGEYYGIQYPQEHQSTKTVSSPRENELLPWEATERDLQAGDGDTIPTTFKNAKGEGESSGTTVPAETIPRTDRGSFENGGTNRMERVKNYPGKEAKEKQWVSEEERIHTPDPKAKPRRQQRGQTVPEPYAGKRSKPKNQLDANRRFWTQTESYEPRRHGSEQERRAIHRQEKEMKPVLRLTRAIEIEMWKLSAGKSKEDTIANSKNKMQEVHDNVSKLIENTKYTFCVITDPLSSSIQNPNTQGRKSPSRHTAVAAAPAAAAAAAATKTGKHDPQAHSQTAVALDIMEARKSNEPQQRRPLTASSVLTRSSKFLHPKKEVLQEKHGPTGFWLKT from the exons ATGGCCGCAGCTGGGAATGACCGCTCTTTCCATGTTTGTTCCCCCTACGCACAG cagaagtacAGCAACATCTCCTGTTTCTGGGAAAAACAACCATCAGGCTGCTTGAGGATCAGTTGCGCCTTCCATCATAGCAAACCTCGCAGcataaatggactttttttgccGCCGAGTAACa ATGCCCCATTGCAACAAGGTGTCCAAGAAGGGATTCCGCACCCAGCCCATGGTCAAGAGTCactcagaaatcaaaagaatattttacgaCCAATTCACCCTCCACTGACTATACACCTCAACGATGAAGACGACGATGAGGAcgatgatgaagaggaggagaacg GTGCTCCTGACTGGGTGCCTCAGACTGCTGCAGACcttgaagaggaaagagcaataaaggaaatatgctATCAATCTG GAGAGTATTACGGGATTCAGTACCCTCAGGAACACCAATCAACAAAAACTGTGTCTTCACCTCGGGAAAATGAGCTACTACCCTGGGAAGCTACCGAGCGAGACTTGCAGGCAG GCGACGGTGATACAATTCCTACAacatttaagaatgcaaaaggagaaggagagagctcAGGAACGACAGTACCAGCAGAGACCATTCCCAGAACAGATCGTGGATCCTTTGAAAACGGAG GAACCAATCGCATGGAGCGGGTAAAGAACTATCCCGgtaaagaagcaaaggagaagcaatgGGTTTCCgaggaagaaa gAATTCACACTCCAgaccccaaagcaaaaccacgtcGCCAACAAAGGGGTCAAA cagtaccTGAGCCGTATGCTGGGAAACGCTCCAAACCAAAGAATCAGCTTGACGCAAATAGAAGATTTTGGACCCAAACCGAAAGCTATG AGCCAAGAAGACATGGAAgtgaacaggaaaggagagcgatacatagacaggagaaagagatgaagccAGTTCTTCGACTTACAAGAGCAATCGAAATTGAAATGTGGAAATTATCAGCCGGAAAATCCAAAGAGGACACAATTGCAAAttccaaaaataagatgcaggaAGTACACGACaatgtttcaaaactgattgaaaacacaaaatatacgTTCTGTGTGATCACAGATCCACTAAG ctcttccatccAGAACCCAAACACCCAGGGGAGAAAGTCACCCAGCCGACACACAGCagtagctgctgctcctgctgctgctgctgctgctgctgctactaaaACCGGGAAACACGACCCGCAGGCCCACAGCCAGACAG ctgTGGCACTGGACATcatggaagcaagaaaaagcaatgaaccCCAACAACGTCGGCCGTTAACAGCTAGCAGTGTACTAACACGAAGCAGCAAGTTTCTCCATCcaaagaaagaggtgctgcaagaaaaacatgggcCAACAGGATTTTGGTTGAAAACCTAG
- the LOC129201602 gene encoding uncharacterized protein C12orf50 homolog: protein MAAAGNDRSFHVCSPYAQQKYSNISCFWEKQPSGCLRISCAFHHSKPRSINGLFLPPSNNAPLQQGVQEGIPHPAHGQESLRNQKNILRPIHPPLTIHLNDEDDDEDDDEEEENGAPDWVPQTAADLEEERAIKEICYQSGEYYGIQYPQEHQSTKTVSSPRENELLPWEATERDLQAGDGDTIPTTFKNAKGEGESSGTTVPAETIPRTDRGSFENGGTNRMERVKNYPGKEAKEKQWVSEEERIHTPDPKAKPRRQQRGQTVPQPYAGKRSKPKNQLDANRRFWTQTESYEPRRHGSEQERRAIHRQEKEMKPVLRLTRAIEIEMWKLSAGKSKEDTIANSKNKMQEVHDNVSKLIENTKYTFCVITDPLSSSIQNPNTQGRKSPSRHTAVAAAPAPAAAAATKTGKHDPQAHSQTAVALDIMEARKSNEPQQRQPLTASSVLTRSSKFLHPKKEVLQEKHGPTGFWLKT from the exons ATGGCCGCAGCTGGGAATGACCGCTCTTTCCATGTTTGTTCCCCCTACGCACAG cagaagtacAGCAACATCTCCTGTTTCTGGGAAAAACAACCATCAGGCTGCTTGAGGATCAGTTGCGCCTTCCATCACAGCAAACCTCGCAGcataaatggactttttttgccGCCGAGTAACa ATGCCCCATTGCAACAAGGTGTCCAAGAAGGGATTCCGCACCCAGCCCATGGTCAAGAGTCactcagaaatcaaaagaatattttacgaCCAATTCACCCTCCACTGACTATACACCTCAACGATGAAGACGACGATGAGGAcgatgatgaagaggaggagaacg GTGCTCCTGACTGGGTGCCTCAGACTGCTGCAGACcttgaagaggaaagagcaataaaggaaatatgctATCAATCTG GAGAGTATTACGGGATTCAGTACCCTCAGGAACACCAATCAACAAAAACTGTGTCTTCACCTCGGGAAAACGAGCTACTACCCTGGGAAGCTACCGAGCGAGACTTGCAGGCAG GCGACGGTGATACAATTCCTACAacatttaagaatgcaaaaggagaaggagagagctcAGGAACGACAGTACCAGCAGAGACCATTCCCAGAACAGATCGTGGATCCTTTGAAAACGGAG GAACCAATCGCATGGAGCGGGTAAAGAACTATCCCGgtaaagaagcaaaggagaagcaatgGGTTTCCgaggaagaaa gAATTCACACTCCAgaccccaaagcaaaaccacgtcGCCAACAAAGGGGTCAAA cagtaccTCAGCCGTATGCTGGGAAACGCTCCAAACCAAAGAATCAGCTTGACGCAAATAGAAGATTTTGGACCCAAACCGAAAGCTATG AGCCAAGAAGACATGGAAgtgaacaggaaaggagagcgatacatagacaggagaaagagatgaagccAGTTCTTCGACTTACAAGAGCAATCGAAATTGAAATGTGGAAATTATCAGCTGGAAAATCCAAAGAGGACACAATTGCAAAttccaaaaataagatgcaggaAGTACACGACaatgtttcaaaactgattgaaaacacaaaatatacgTTCTGTGTGATCACAGATCCACTAAG ctcttccatccAGAACCCAAACACCCAGGGGAGAAAGTCACCCAGCCGACACACAGCagtagctgctgctcctgctcctgctgctgctgctgctactaaaACCGGGAAACACGACCCGCAGGCCCACAGCCAGACAG ctgTGGCACTGGACATcatggaagcaagaaaaagcaatgaaccCCAACAACGTCAGCCGTTAACAGCTAGCAGTGTACTAACACGAAGCAGCAAGTTTCTCCATCcaaagaaagaggtgctgcaagaaaaacatgggcCAACAGGATTTTGGTTGAAAACCTAG